In Drosophila santomea strain STO CAGO 1482 chromosome 3L, Prin_Dsan_1.1, whole genome shotgun sequence, a single window of DNA contains:
- the LOC120448692 gene encoding capon-like protein isoform X5: MPSTPYDLVQDDQDLRVPLHAEQAFFHGITFQAKFVGWEEVPRPNTRAEIVQAMRRIRYECKVQNLKKRKVTIHISVNGVRVVLKKRRRKKKNWTNDPEDIELLNHPIYRIFYVSHDSSDLKIFSYIARDASTDTFKCSVFKSHKKSQAMRIVRTVGQAFEVCHKFNLHKNSLEPNDERSDISSSELLDVEQISEQQLSEDGERGGGGDNETPKKEHLAITPDLNHTQPQRPNHLDIMPSHSSLRKSNSLLCDVDDKSPGSPSSPRSEITQLKDQLEAQALQTRQALGQLMLVREQLISETNARIEAQARTQQLLQQNRELLEHLASLGAYNEQQTAGLTSANIGMAPQLSSTAKVARWFQQLPWHTASLSRPESGFVSGDSRSEKYQEDHFYGGIAKETDDLCDEFLLVEGSSTIWTKLSAKKRRKLLGMRLGKVTTF, from the exons TTCGTTGGCTGGGAAGAGGTGCCACGACCGAACACTCGAGCCGAGATTGTTCAGGCCATGCGACGCATAAGG TACGAGTGCAAAGTGCAGAATCTGAAGAAGCGAAAGGTCACCATCCACATATCGGTAAATGGCGTACGCGTTGTGCTCAAAAAGCGTCGTCGGAAA AAAAAGAACTGGACCAACGACCCCGAGGACATCGAGTTGCTCAATCATCCCATCTATAGAATATTCTACGTGTCCCACGACAGCAGCGATCTCAAGATATTCAGCTACATAGCGCGCGATGCCAGCACGGATACGTTCAAGTGTTCCGTCTTCAAAAGTCACAAAAAG TCTCAGGCGATGCGCATCGTACGCACCGTGGGACAAGCCTTTGAAGTGTGCCACAAATTTAATCTTCATAAGAATTCCCTGGAACCCAATGACGAACGCTCCGACATATCCTCCTCGGAGCTGCTGGACGTGGAGCAGATCAGCGAGCAGCAGCTATCCGAGGATGGTGAACGCGGTGGTGGCGGCGACAACGAGACGCCCAAGAAAG AGCACTTGGCCATAACGCCCGATCTGAACCACACGCAGCCGCAGCGGCCGAACCACTTGGATATCATGCCATCGCATTCGAGTCTACGCAAATCGAACAGCCTGCTG TGCGATGTGGATGACAAGTCGCCAGGCTCACCTTCCTCGCCGCGTTCTGAGATCACCCAGCTGAAGGACCAGCTGGAGGCACAGGCTCTGCAGACGCGCCAGGCTCTTGGCCAACTGATGCTGGTGCGGGAGCAGCTCATCTCGGAGACCAATGCGCGCATCGAGGCTCAG GCGCGTACCCAACAATTGCTGCAGCAAAACCGGGAGCTCCTGGAGCACCTGGCCTCCTTGGGAGCCTACAACGAGCAGCAGACAGCCGGACTCACCTCGGCCAACATCGGAATGGCGCCACAG CTATCGTCGACGGCAAAAGTGGCCCGATGGTTCCAACAACTGCCCTGGCACACCGCATCCTTGTCCCGTCCGGAGAGCGGCTTCGTTTCCGGCGATTCGCGTTCGGAGAAGTATCAGGAGGATCATTTCTACGGCGGCATCGCCAAGGAGACGGATGATTTATGCGATGAATTCCTGCTGGTGGAGGGCAGCAGCACCATTTGGACAAAGCTGAGCGCCAAAAAGCGTCGTAAATTGCTCGGCATGCGGCTGGGCAAAGTGACAACGTTCTGA
- the LOC120448692 gene encoding capon-like protein isoform X1 translates to MKHEKTLAMAAPHKQRHPDGSAHVPRSPITKAFDFLPWTRSRSKVNMTKAQSQPAAQQASVSTVPAADKSSEVHYHKNIFRSGGGLIRDILVGDKNLQLKDKPPQSPVPSHKKKQKHLSRNKSLDIRELIGCVEREIAPATGGAPVSQPPRFIDDTYIDHKPKHILFNDDENTVYIIKKEQPVAKSSHKASNSTSTAAQSNGDVLKARLKFKRLPGDHYEASPEALRRAHLLHQRSEQRHQLQRRKSLSDQQSSSSLSSGGGGGVGTANGNGSIMLERPKTDKPRKKLSFREPIIAGDQLLPLILSEQRQARQRRRSSPLERSRGGLAGVDCDNLCNNRTKDAISCGCATSDPESQAMRIVRTVGQAFEVCHKFNLHKNSLEPNDERSDISSSELLDVEQISEQQLSEDGERGGGGDNETPKKEHLAITPDLNHTQPQRPNHLDIMPSHSSLRKSNSLLCDVDDKSPGSPSSPRSEITQLKDQLEAQALQTRQALGQLMLVREQLISETNARIEAQARTQQLLQQNRELLEHLASLGAYNEQQTAGLTSANIGMAPQQSQLQMLLQATSNNNNLATINQQISNLGSINQQLTSLSHQLSGLNQQSQHLQNLQQQQQQQQQQHQQQQTQAAPTPATPPPAAGGSSPYPSMSALQSISNQLQQQQQQQQQQDALSKDLFQVNQELLNRLQALNLNANPGQSQQTPAASAHNSFFYVNPLSCTPATPNNNAGGAGGFNFLTSPAATGTLTPSPLGTMNRNSFAGSSSLNEDIRLSIEHNLNNLEEQLKAAVSNGNLAGLACGGSTSTRDTSRSSSTLDSPSSPRLRSSNNNISPGSSNGNQNHNNNSNSNSSSSRETRFNTVLLRVTDEAGHQRKLSATPSFITRSTSEKVPNRSQMMSQVQRTTWARHTTK, encoded by the exons ATGAAGCACGAGAAGACCCTCGCCATGGCTGCTCCGCACAAGCAGCGTCATCCGGATGGCTCCGCCCACGTACCACGCAGTCCCATAACCAAGGCCTTTGATTTCCTGCCCTGGACGCGGAGTCGCAGCAAGGTCAACATGACCAAGGCTCAAAGTCAGCCGGCGGCGCAGCAGGCCTCGGTTTCCACGGTTCCAGCCGCAGACAAATCCTCGGAGGTGCACTATCACAAGAACATCTTCCGCAGCGGCGGTGGCCTCATCCGTGATATCCTGGTGGGCGATAAGAATCTGCAGCTCAAGGATAAGCCACCGCAATCTCCCGTGCCGTCGcacaaaaagaaacagaagCACCTGTCGCGCAACAAAAGCTTGGATATTCGCGAACTTATTGGCTGTGTGGAGCGGGAAATTGCACCAGCGACGGGAGGAGCTCCTGTGAGTCAGCCACCACGTTTCATAGACGACACCTATATAGACCACAAGCCCAAGCACATACTCTTCAATGACGATGAGAACACGGTGTACATCATTAAGAAGGAGCAGCCCGTGGCCAAGTCCAGTCACAAGGCCAGCAATTCCACATCCACGGCAGCCCAATCGAATGGAGATGTTCTGAAGGCGCGGCTGAAGTTCAAGAGATTACCCGGCGATCACTATGAAGCATCGCCGGAGGCTCTCCGGCGAGCACATCTCCTCCACCAGCGATCGGAGCAGCGTCATCAGCTGCAGCGGCGCAAGAGTCTCAGCGATCAGCAGAGCAGCTCCAGCCTgagcagcggcggcggtggagggGTAGGTACtgccaatggcaatggcagcaTCATGCTGGAGCGCCCCAAAACCGATAAGCCGCGCAAGAAGCTATCCTTCCGGGAACCCATCATTGCCGGCGACCAATTACTACCACTCATACTCAGCGAACAGCGGCAGGCGAGACAGAGGCGTCGCAGCTCCCCCTTGGAGCGAAGCAGAGGGGGCTTAGCGGGCGTGGACTGTGACAATTTATGCAATAATCGCACAAAGGATGCAATTTCCTGCGGCTGTGCGACAAGCGATCCAGAG TCTCAGGCGATGCGCATCGTACGCACCGTGGGACAAGCCTTTGAAGTGTGCCACAAATTTAATCTTCATAAGAATTCCCTGGAACCCAATGACGAACGCTCCGACATATCCTCCTCGGAGCTGCTGGACGTGGAGCAGATCAGCGAGCAGCAGCTATCCGAGGATGGTGAACGCGGTGGTGGCGGCGACAACGAGACGCCCAAGAAAG AGCACTTGGCCATAACGCCCGATCTGAACCACACGCAGCCGCAGCGGCCGAACCACTTGGATATCATGCCATCGCATTCGAGTCTACGCAAATCGAACAGCCTGCTG TGCGATGTGGATGACAAGTCGCCAGGCTCACCTTCCTCGCCGCGTTCTGAGATCACCCAGCTGAAGGACCAGCTGGAGGCACAGGCTCTGCAGACGCGCCAGGCTCTTGGCCAACTGATGCTGGTGCGGGAGCAGCTCATCTCGGAGACCAATGCGCGCATCGAGGCTCAG GCGCGTACCCAACAATTGCTGCAGCAAAACCGGGAGCTCCTGGAGCACCTGGCCTCCTTGGGAGCCTACAACGAGCAGCAGACAGCCGGACTCACCTCGGCCAACATCGGAATGGCGCCACAG CAATCGCAGCTGCAAATGCTGCTGCAggccaccagcaacaacaacaatctgGCCACGATCAACCAGCAGATCAGCAATCTGGGCAGCATCAATCAGCAGTTGACCTCGCTGAGTCACCAGTTAAGTGGCCTCAATCAGCAGAGCCAGCACCTCCAGaatctgcagcagcaacagcagcagcagcaacagcagcatcagcaacaacaaacgcaGGCGGCACCGActccggccacgccccctcccgCTGCGGGAGGCAGTAGTCCGTATCCGTCGATGAGTGCGCTGCAGAGCATCAGCAatcagttgcagcagcaacagcagcaacagcagcagcaggatgccTTGTCCAAGGATCTGTTTCAGGTGAACCAGGAGCTGCTGAATCGCCTGCAGGCGCTGAACCTAAACGCCAATCCTGGCCAGAGCCAGCAAACGCCCGCGGCCTCGGCGCACAACTCCTTCTTCTATGTGAATCCCTTGTCCTGCACACCGGCCACGCCCAACAACAATGCGGGCGGAGCAGGAGGTTTCAATTTCCTGACCTCACCGGCGGCCACGGGAACACTGACGCCCTCACCATTGGGCACCATGAATCGCAATTCCTTCGCCGGAAGCTCGTCCTTGAACGAGGACATTCGCCTGAGCATCGAGCACAATCTGAACAATCTGGAGGAGCAACTCAAGGCAGCGGTGTCCAATGGCAATCTGGCTGGACTGGCCTGTGGGGGATCGACCAGCACACGGGACACCAGTCGTAGCTCCTCCACCCTGGACTCGCCATCCTCGCCACGTTTGAGgagcagcaataacaacattAGTCCTGGGagcagcaatggcaaccaGAACCACAACAAtaatagcaatagcaatagtAGCAGCAGTCGCGAAACGCGATTCAATACGGTTTTGCTGAGGGTCACCGATGAGGCGGGTCACCAGAGAAAGCTGTCGGCCACGCCCAGCTTCATCACGAGGAGCACCAGCGAGAAGGTGCCCAATCGCAGCCAGATGATGAGCCAGGTGCAGAGGACCACCTGGGCCAGGCACACCACCAAATAG
- the LOC120448692 gene encoding capon-like protein isoform X2, whose amino-acid sequence MPSTPYDLVQDDQDLRVPLHAEQAFFHGITFQAKFVGWEEVPRPNTRAEIVQAMRRIRYECKVQNLKKRKVTIHISVNGVRVVLKKRRRKKKNWTNDPEDIELLNHPIYRIFYVSHDSSDLKIFSYIARDASTDTFKCSVFKSHKKSQAMRIVRTVGQAFEVCHKFNLHKNSLEPNDERSDISSSELLDVEQISEQQLSEDGERGGGGDNETPKKEHLAITPDLNHTQPQRPNHLDIMPSHSSLRKSNSLLCDVDDKSPGSPSSPRSEITQLKDQLEAQALQTRQALGQLMLVREQLISETNARIEAQARTQQLLQQNRELLEHLASLGAYNEQQTAGLTSANIGMAPQQSQLQMLLQATSNNNNLATINQQISNLGSINQQLTSLSHQLSGLNQQSQHLQNLQQQQQQQQQQHQQQQTQAAPTPATPPPAAGGSSPYPSMSALQSISNQLQQQQQQQQQQDALSKDLFQVNQELLNRLQALNLNANPGQSQQTPAASAHNSFFYVNPLSCTPATPNNNAGGAGGFNFLTSPAATGTLTPSPLGTMNRNSFAGSSSLNEDIRLSIEHNLNNLEEQLKAAVSNGNLAGLACGGSTSTRDTSRSSSTLDSPSSPRLRSSNNNISPGSSNGNQNHNNNSNSNSSSSRETRFNTVLLRVTDEAGHQRKLSATPSFITRSTSEKVPNRSQMMSQVQRTTWARHTTK is encoded by the exons TTCGTTGGCTGGGAAGAGGTGCCACGACCGAACACTCGAGCCGAGATTGTTCAGGCCATGCGACGCATAAGG TACGAGTGCAAAGTGCAGAATCTGAAGAAGCGAAAGGTCACCATCCACATATCGGTAAATGGCGTACGCGTTGTGCTCAAAAAGCGTCGTCGGAAA AAAAAGAACTGGACCAACGACCCCGAGGACATCGAGTTGCTCAATCATCCCATCTATAGAATATTCTACGTGTCCCACGACAGCAGCGATCTCAAGATATTCAGCTACATAGCGCGCGATGCCAGCACGGATACGTTCAAGTGTTCCGTCTTCAAAAGTCACAAAAAG TCTCAGGCGATGCGCATCGTACGCACCGTGGGACAAGCCTTTGAAGTGTGCCACAAATTTAATCTTCATAAGAATTCCCTGGAACCCAATGACGAACGCTCCGACATATCCTCCTCGGAGCTGCTGGACGTGGAGCAGATCAGCGAGCAGCAGCTATCCGAGGATGGTGAACGCGGTGGTGGCGGCGACAACGAGACGCCCAAGAAAG AGCACTTGGCCATAACGCCCGATCTGAACCACACGCAGCCGCAGCGGCCGAACCACTTGGATATCATGCCATCGCATTCGAGTCTACGCAAATCGAACAGCCTGCTG TGCGATGTGGATGACAAGTCGCCAGGCTCACCTTCCTCGCCGCGTTCTGAGATCACCCAGCTGAAGGACCAGCTGGAGGCACAGGCTCTGCAGACGCGCCAGGCTCTTGGCCAACTGATGCTGGTGCGGGAGCAGCTCATCTCGGAGACCAATGCGCGCATCGAGGCTCAG GCGCGTACCCAACAATTGCTGCAGCAAAACCGGGAGCTCCTGGAGCACCTGGCCTCCTTGGGAGCCTACAACGAGCAGCAGACAGCCGGACTCACCTCGGCCAACATCGGAATGGCGCCACAG CAATCGCAGCTGCAAATGCTGCTGCAggccaccagcaacaacaacaatctgGCCACGATCAACCAGCAGATCAGCAATCTGGGCAGCATCAATCAGCAGTTGACCTCGCTGAGTCACCAGTTAAGTGGCCTCAATCAGCAGAGCCAGCACCTCCAGaatctgcagcagcaacagcagcagcagcaacagcagcatcagcaacaacaaacgcaGGCGGCACCGActccggccacgccccctcccgCTGCGGGAGGCAGTAGTCCGTATCCGTCGATGAGTGCGCTGCAGAGCATCAGCAatcagttgcagcagcaacagcagcaacagcagcagcaggatgccTTGTCCAAGGATCTGTTTCAGGTGAACCAGGAGCTGCTGAATCGCCTGCAGGCGCTGAACCTAAACGCCAATCCTGGCCAGAGCCAGCAAACGCCCGCGGCCTCGGCGCACAACTCCTTCTTCTATGTGAATCCCTTGTCCTGCACACCGGCCACGCCCAACAACAATGCGGGCGGAGCAGGAGGTTTCAATTTCCTGACCTCACCGGCGGCCACGGGAACACTGACGCCCTCACCATTGGGCACCATGAATCGCAATTCCTTCGCCGGAAGCTCGTCCTTGAACGAGGACATTCGCCTGAGCATCGAGCACAATCTGAACAATCTGGAGGAGCAACTCAAGGCAGCGGTGTCCAATGGCAATCTGGCTGGACTGGCCTGTGGGGGATCGACCAGCACACGGGACACCAGTCGTAGCTCCTCCACCCTGGACTCGCCATCCTCGCCACGTTTGAGgagcagcaataacaacattAGTCCTGGGagcagcaatggcaaccaGAACCACAACAAtaatagcaatagcaatagtAGCAGCAGTCGCGAAACGCGATTCAATACGGTTTTGCTGAGGGTCACCGATGAGGCGGGTCACCAGAGAAAGCTGTCGGCCACGCCCAGCTTCATCACGAGGAGCACCAGCGAGAAGGTGCCCAATCGCAGCCAGATGATGAGCCAGGTGCAGAGGACCACCTGGGCCAGGCACACCACCAAATAG
- the LOC120448692 gene encoding uncharacterized protein LOC120448692 isoform X4 → MKHEKTLAMAAPHKQRHPDGSAHVPRSPITKAFDFLPWTRSRSKVNMTKAQSQPAAQQASVSTVPAADKSSEVHYHKNIFRSGGGLIRDILVGDKNLQLKDKPPQSPVPSHKKKQKHLSRNKSLDIRELIGCVEREIAPATGGAPVSQPPRFIDDTYIDHKPKHILFNDDENTVYIIKKEQPVAKSSHKASNSTSTAAQSNGDVLKARLKFKRLPGDHYEASPEALRRAHLLHQRSEQRHQLQRRKSLSDQQSSSSLSSGGGGGVGTANGNGSIMLERPKTDKPRKKLSFREPIIAGDQLLPLILSEQRQARQRRRSSPLERSRGGLAGVDCDNLCNNRTKDAISCGCATSDPESQAMRIVRTVGQAFEVCHKFNLHKNSLEPNDERSDISSSELLDVEQISEQQLSEDGERGGGGDNETPKKEHLAITPDLNHTQPQRPNHLDIMPSHSSLRKSNSLLCDVDDKSPGSPSSPRSEITQLKDQLEAQALQTRQALGQLMLVREQLISETNARIEAQARTQQLLQQNRELLEHLASLGAYNEQQTAGLTSANIGMAPQLSSTAKVARWFQQLPWHTASLSRPESGFVSGDSRSEKYQEDHFYGGIAKETDDLCDEFLLVEGSSTIWTKLSAKKRRKLLGMRLGKVTTF, encoded by the exons ATGAAGCACGAGAAGACCCTCGCCATGGCTGCTCCGCACAAGCAGCGTCATCCGGATGGCTCCGCCCACGTACCACGCAGTCCCATAACCAAGGCCTTTGATTTCCTGCCCTGGACGCGGAGTCGCAGCAAGGTCAACATGACCAAGGCTCAAAGTCAGCCGGCGGCGCAGCAGGCCTCGGTTTCCACGGTTCCAGCCGCAGACAAATCCTCGGAGGTGCACTATCACAAGAACATCTTCCGCAGCGGCGGTGGCCTCATCCGTGATATCCTGGTGGGCGATAAGAATCTGCAGCTCAAGGATAAGCCACCGCAATCTCCCGTGCCGTCGcacaaaaagaaacagaagCACCTGTCGCGCAACAAAAGCTTGGATATTCGCGAACTTATTGGCTGTGTGGAGCGGGAAATTGCACCAGCGACGGGAGGAGCTCCTGTGAGTCAGCCACCACGTTTCATAGACGACACCTATATAGACCACAAGCCCAAGCACATACTCTTCAATGACGATGAGAACACGGTGTACATCATTAAGAAGGAGCAGCCCGTGGCCAAGTCCAGTCACAAGGCCAGCAATTCCACATCCACGGCAGCCCAATCGAATGGAGATGTTCTGAAGGCGCGGCTGAAGTTCAAGAGATTACCCGGCGATCACTATGAAGCATCGCCGGAGGCTCTCCGGCGAGCACATCTCCTCCACCAGCGATCGGAGCAGCGTCATCAGCTGCAGCGGCGCAAGAGTCTCAGCGATCAGCAGAGCAGCTCCAGCCTgagcagcggcggcggtggagggGTAGGTACtgccaatggcaatggcagcaTCATGCTGGAGCGCCCCAAAACCGATAAGCCGCGCAAGAAGCTATCCTTCCGGGAACCCATCATTGCCGGCGACCAATTACTACCACTCATACTCAGCGAACAGCGGCAGGCGAGACAGAGGCGTCGCAGCTCCCCCTTGGAGCGAAGCAGAGGGGGCTTAGCGGGCGTGGACTGTGACAATTTATGCAATAATCGCACAAAGGATGCAATTTCCTGCGGCTGTGCGACAAGCGATCCAGAG TCTCAGGCGATGCGCATCGTACGCACCGTGGGACAAGCCTTTGAAGTGTGCCACAAATTTAATCTTCATAAGAATTCCCTGGAACCCAATGACGAACGCTCCGACATATCCTCCTCGGAGCTGCTGGACGTGGAGCAGATCAGCGAGCAGCAGCTATCCGAGGATGGTGAACGCGGTGGTGGCGGCGACAACGAGACGCCCAAGAAAG AGCACTTGGCCATAACGCCCGATCTGAACCACACGCAGCCGCAGCGGCCGAACCACTTGGATATCATGCCATCGCATTCGAGTCTACGCAAATCGAACAGCCTGCTG TGCGATGTGGATGACAAGTCGCCAGGCTCACCTTCCTCGCCGCGTTCTGAGATCACCCAGCTGAAGGACCAGCTGGAGGCACAGGCTCTGCAGACGCGCCAGGCTCTTGGCCAACTGATGCTGGTGCGGGAGCAGCTCATCTCGGAGACCAATGCGCGCATCGAGGCTCAG GCGCGTACCCAACAATTGCTGCAGCAAAACCGGGAGCTCCTGGAGCACCTGGCCTCCTTGGGAGCCTACAACGAGCAGCAGACAGCCGGACTCACCTCGGCCAACATCGGAATGGCGCCACAG CTATCGTCGACGGCAAAAGTGGCCCGATGGTTCCAACAACTGCCCTGGCACACCGCATCCTTGTCCCGTCCGGAGAGCGGCTTCGTTTCCGGCGATTCGCGTTCGGAGAAGTATCAGGAGGATCATTTCTACGGCGGCATCGCCAAGGAGACGGATGATTTATGCGATGAATTCCTGCTGGTGGAGGGCAGCAGCACCATTTGGACAAAGCTGAGCGCCAAAAAGCGTCGTAAATTGCTCGGCATGCGGCTGGGCAAAGTGACAACGTTCTGA
- the LOC120448692 gene encoding capon-like protein isoform X3 gives MRRIRYECKVQNLKKRKVTIHISVNGVRVVLKKRRRKKKNWTNDPEDIELLNHPIYRIFYVSHDSSDLKIFSYIARDASTDTFKCSVFKSHKKSQAMRIVRTVGQAFEVCHKFNLHKNSLEPNDERSDISSSELLDVEQISEQQLSEDGERGGGGDNETPKKEHLAITPDLNHTQPQRPNHLDIMPSHSSLRKSNSLLCDVDDKSPGSPSSPRSEITQLKDQLEAQALQTRQALGQLMLVREQLISETNARIEAQARTQQLLQQNRELLEHLASLGAYNEQQTAGLTSANIGMAPQQSQLQMLLQATSNNNNLATINQQISNLGSINQQLTSLSHQLSGLNQQSQHLQNLQQQQQQQQQQHQQQQTQAAPTPATPPPAAGGSSPYPSMSALQSISNQLQQQQQQQQQQDALSKDLFQVNQELLNRLQALNLNANPGQSQQTPAASAHNSFFYVNPLSCTPATPNNNAGGAGGFNFLTSPAATGTLTPSPLGTMNRNSFAGSSSLNEDIRLSIEHNLNNLEEQLKAAVSNGNLAGLACGGSTSTRDTSRSSSTLDSPSSPRLRSSNNNISPGSSNGNQNHNNNSNSNSSSSRETRFNTVLLRVTDEAGHQRKLSATPSFITRSTSEKVPNRSQMMSQVQRTTWARHTTK, from the exons ATGCGACGCATAAGG TACGAGTGCAAAGTGCAGAATCTGAAGAAGCGAAAGGTCACCATCCACATATCGGTAAATGGCGTACGCGTTGTGCTCAAAAAGCGTCGTCGGAAA AAAAAGAACTGGACCAACGACCCCGAGGACATCGAGTTGCTCAATCATCCCATCTATAGAATATTCTACGTGTCCCACGACAGCAGCGATCTCAAGATATTCAGCTACATAGCGCGCGATGCCAGCACGGATACGTTCAAGTGTTCCGTCTTCAAAAGTCACAAAAAG TCTCAGGCGATGCGCATCGTACGCACCGTGGGACAAGCCTTTGAAGTGTGCCACAAATTTAATCTTCATAAGAATTCCCTGGAACCCAATGACGAACGCTCCGACATATCCTCCTCGGAGCTGCTGGACGTGGAGCAGATCAGCGAGCAGCAGCTATCCGAGGATGGTGAACGCGGTGGTGGCGGCGACAACGAGACGCCCAAGAAAG AGCACTTGGCCATAACGCCCGATCTGAACCACACGCAGCCGCAGCGGCCGAACCACTTGGATATCATGCCATCGCATTCGAGTCTACGCAAATCGAACAGCCTGCTG TGCGATGTGGATGACAAGTCGCCAGGCTCACCTTCCTCGCCGCGTTCTGAGATCACCCAGCTGAAGGACCAGCTGGAGGCACAGGCTCTGCAGACGCGCCAGGCTCTTGGCCAACTGATGCTGGTGCGGGAGCAGCTCATCTCGGAGACCAATGCGCGCATCGAGGCTCAG GCGCGTACCCAACAATTGCTGCAGCAAAACCGGGAGCTCCTGGAGCACCTGGCCTCCTTGGGAGCCTACAACGAGCAGCAGACAGCCGGACTCACCTCGGCCAACATCGGAATGGCGCCACAG CAATCGCAGCTGCAAATGCTGCTGCAggccaccagcaacaacaacaatctgGCCACGATCAACCAGCAGATCAGCAATCTGGGCAGCATCAATCAGCAGTTGACCTCGCTGAGTCACCAGTTAAGTGGCCTCAATCAGCAGAGCCAGCACCTCCAGaatctgcagcagcaacagcagcagcagcaacagcagcatcagcaacaacaaacgcaGGCGGCACCGActccggccacgccccctcccgCTGCGGGAGGCAGTAGTCCGTATCCGTCGATGAGTGCGCTGCAGAGCATCAGCAatcagttgcagcagcaacagcagcaacagcagcagcaggatgccTTGTCCAAGGATCTGTTTCAGGTGAACCAGGAGCTGCTGAATCGCCTGCAGGCGCTGAACCTAAACGCCAATCCTGGCCAGAGCCAGCAAACGCCCGCGGCCTCGGCGCACAACTCCTTCTTCTATGTGAATCCCTTGTCCTGCACACCGGCCACGCCCAACAACAATGCGGGCGGAGCAGGAGGTTTCAATTTCCTGACCTCACCGGCGGCCACGGGAACACTGACGCCCTCACCATTGGGCACCATGAATCGCAATTCCTTCGCCGGAAGCTCGTCCTTGAACGAGGACATTCGCCTGAGCATCGAGCACAATCTGAACAATCTGGAGGAGCAACTCAAGGCAGCGGTGTCCAATGGCAATCTGGCTGGACTGGCCTGTGGGGGATCGACCAGCACACGGGACACCAGTCGTAGCTCCTCCACCCTGGACTCGCCATCCTCGCCACGTTTGAGgagcagcaataacaacattAGTCCTGGGagcagcaatggcaaccaGAACCACAACAAtaatagcaatagcaatagtAGCAGCAGTCGCGAAACGCGATTCAATACGGTTTTGCTGAGGGTCACCGATGAGGCGGGTCACCAGAGAAAGCTGTCGGCCACGCCCAGCTTCATCACGAGGAGCACCAGCGAGAAGGTGCCCAATCGCAGCCAGATGATGAGCCAGGTGCAGAGGACCACCTGGGCCAGGCACACCACCAAATAG